One genomic window of Silurus meridionalis isolate SWU-2019-XX chromosome 22, ASM1480568v1, whole genome shotgun sequence includes the following:
- the LOC124376288 gene encoding intercellular adhesion molecule 5-like codes for MGHVGLYRLVCLSAWFILKAAAESMVITPSKLVVKYGDAASATCSTTEQKHGGMGWEASEGGVDIVEGVQQVTWAVPNITHWDLKPICYMISENVEQLVKELNIVIYKLPDSIDVKKCSEPLNEGETCTLQCDIKSVAPVKNLQVMWYKQQVVLENVTFNENTMSPVEKHLNRSIQASRNDDGAEYWCEAKLELGPEGPQPPPTKKSEPRRITVHYKPRFANDTETIEAGNTTLNCTVKANPPPVYTWEAPHLDETFYGPTLSVTYPGNYKCTASNQRGNATKLFIVKPYPNTVFLVCLLIGIFVALVLIAAVIFTHWKRKQGRAANNSIPSPADQKEEDVELVKK; via the exons ATGGGACATGTCGGATTATATCGGTTAGTGTGTCTCTCCGCGTGGTTTATACTCAAAG CTGCTGCTGAATCAATGGTGATTACGCCTTCTAAATTGGTGGTGAAGTATGGAGATGCTGCTTCAGCTACCTGTTCCACTACCGAACAGAAACATGGAGGAATGGGCTGGGAAGCTTCAGAGGGAGGTGTGGATATTGTTGAGGGTGTCCAGCAGGTCACCTGGGCAGTGCCAAACATTACACATTGGGACTTAAAGCCAATTTGCTACATGATCTCTGAAAATGTTGAACAATTGGTAAAGGAACTCAACATTGTTATTTACA AGCTTCCAGATTCTATCGATGTGAAGAAATGCTCAGAGCCACTAAACGAAGGGGAGACCTGTACGCTTCAGTGTGATATTAAAAGTGTTGCTCCGGTTAAAAACCTTCAAGTCATGTGGTACAAACAACAGGTTGTTCTGGAAAATGTCACCTTTAATGAAAATACTATGAGTCCAGTTGAGAAACATTTGAACAGATCAATCCAGGCCAGCAGAAATGATGATGGAGCTGAGTATTGGTGTGAAGCAAAGCTGGAACTGGGACCAGAGGGACCACAGCCTCCTCCTACAAAGAAATCGGAACCTCGCAGGATTACAGTACACT acAAGCCACGGTTTGCTAATGATACAGAGACCATAGAAGCAGGAAATACCACTTTAAATTGTACTGTCAAAGCAAATCCCCCTCCTGTGTACACTTGGGAGGCGCCACATTTGGATGAGACATTTTACGGCCCCACATTATCCGTTACTTATCCAGGAAACTACAAATGCACTGCATCAAACCAACGTGGCAACGCAACGAAACTTTTTATCGTCAAAC CTTATCCCAACACCGTTTTTTTAGTTTGTCTGTTGATCGGAATATTTGTAGCTCTTGTGCTGATTGCAGCAGTCATATTCACACACTGGAAAAGAAAGCAAGGAAGGGCGGCTAACAACAGCATCCCATCTCCAGCAGAtcagaaagaggaagatgtagagttAGTTAAAAAATAA
- the LOC124376289 gene encoding vascular cell adhesion protein 1-like isoform X2 — MLQNTLKCLIFFILQTASGDDCSLEISPSRAVVRFGEAVSVSCMASRPVRVLGWESAIGASYTQRDLAVQWQVDSLIDWIEEPICYGVFFTAPRQCEEKLNLVLYKTPDSISISLVNHTGAMVEGREYQLLCEVQNIAPVQYLTLRWYRGQTEVYNNTFSELSPATPVQVSSTLLITPSKAEDGAPYSCEAALELGLEGPQPPPRVKSEPLSLNVHYPPESFDPQQEVVELDDGDKIMLNCSAGGNPAPMYSWSSLQLQEIDDNQPLITTSSSGTYTCTAYNLLGKSSKQFIIKLKSKGKF, encoded by the exons ATGCTGCAGAATACACTGAAATGCcttatttttttcatcctcCAAACAG CATCAGGTGATGATTGCTCTCTTGAGATTTCTCCCTCGAGAGCTGTGGTAAGGTTCGGAGAAGCAGTTTCGGTCAGCTGTATGGCATCTCGGCCTGTGCGTGTTTTAGGATGGGAATCAGCCATCGGGGCATCATACACTCAGCGTGACCTCGCAGTCCAGTGGCAGGTGGACAGTTTGATTGATTGGATCGAGGAGCCGATCTGCTACGGGGTTTTCTTCACTGCACCCAGACAGTGTGAAGAGAAGCTCAACCTTGTTCTATACA AAACTCCAGACAGCATCTCCATCAGCTTGGTGAACCACACCGGAGCCATGGTGGAAGGCAGAGAGTACCAGCTATTGTGTGAGGTACAAAACATCGCGCCAGTCCAGTATCTCACCCTGCGCTGGTACCGAGGCCAGACTGAAGTATACAATAACACATTCTCTGAGCTGTCACCTGCTACCCCGGTACAAGTGTCTTCCACCCTGCTAATCACTCCAAGCAAGGCAGAAGATGGAGCTCCATACAGTTGTGAGGCAGCACTGGAACTGGGACTAGAAGGACCTCAACCTCCCCCTAGAGTGAAATCAGAGCCTCTCAGCCTTAATGTTCATT ACCCGCCTGAATCATTCGACCCACAGCAGGAAGTCGTCGAACTCGACGATGGCGACAAGATCATGCTTAATTGCTCAGCGGGAGGAAATCCGGCACCTATGTACAGCTGGAGCTCACTGCAACTGCAGGAGATTGATGATAATCAGCCGCTTATTACGACATCTTCCTCAGGCACCTACACCTGTACTGCATACAATTTACTGGGCAAATCGAGCAAGCAGTTCATCATCAAGCTCAAATCCAAAGGCAAGTTTTAA
- the LOC124376289 gene encoding vascular cell adhesion protein 1-like isoform X1: protein MLQNTLKCLIFFILQTASGDDCSLEISPSRAVVRFGEAVSVSCMASRPVRVLGWESAIGASYTQRDLAVQWQVDSLIDWIEEPICYGVFFTAPRQCEEKLNLVLYKTPDSISISLVNHTGAMVEGREYQLLCEVQNIAPVQYLTLRWYRGQTEVYNNTFSELSPATPVQVSSTLLITPSKAEDGAPYSCEAALELGLEGPQPPPRVKSEPLSLNVHYPPESFDPQQEVVELDDGDKIMLNCSAGGNPAPMYSWSSLQLQEIDDNQPLITTSSSGTYTCTAYNLLGKSSKQFIIKLKSKGVKTSPISKTCQSTAIFYFFQTNKSSSFFCHIHEYCMHEYF, encoded by the exons ATGCTGCAGAATACACTGAAATGCcttatttttttcatcctcCAAACAG CATCAGGTGATGATTGCTCTCTTGAGATTTCTCCCTCGAGAGCTGTGGTAAGGTTCGGAGAAGCAGTTTCGGTCAGCTGTATGGCATCTCGGCCTGTGCGTGTTTTAGGATGGGAATCAGCCATCGGGGCATCATACACTCAGCGTGACCTCGCAGTCCAGTGGCAGGTGGACAGTTTGATTGATTGGATCGAGGAGCCGATCTGCTACGGGGTTTTCTTCACTGCACCCAGACAGTGTGAAGAGAAGCTCAACCTTGTTCTATACA AAACTCCAGACAGCATCTCCATCAGCTTGGTGAACCACACCGGAGCCATGGTGGAAGGCAGAGAGTACCAGCTATTGTGTGAGGTACAAAACATCGCGCCAGTCCAGTATCTCACCCTGCGCTGGTACCGAGGCCAGACTGAAGTATACAATAACACATTCTCTGAGCTGTCACCTGCTACCCCGGTACAAGTGTCTTCCACCCTGCTAATCACTCCAAGCAAGGCAGAAGATGGAGCTCCATACAGTTGTGAGGCAGCACTGGAACTGGGACTAGAAGGACCTCAACCTCCCCCTAGAGTGAAATCAGAGCCTCTCAGCCTTAATGTTCATT ACCCGCCTGAATCATTCGACCCACAGCAGGAAGTCGTCGAACTCGACGATGGCGACAAGATCATGCTTAATTGCTCAGCGGGAGGAAATCCGGCACCTATGTACAGCTGGAGCTCACTGCAACTGCAGGAGATTGATGATAATCAGCCGCTTATTACGACATCTTCCTCAGGCACCTACACCTGTACTGCATACAATTTACTGGGCAAATCGAGCAAGCAGTTCATCATCAAGCTCAAATCCAAAG GTGTGAAGACTTCACCGATATCCAAAACGTGTCAGAGcactgctattttttatttttttcagaccAACAAATCGTCCAGTTTCTTCTGTCACATACATGAATATTGCATGCATGAATATTTCTAA